The genomic DNA CCCCTGCGCGACACCGTCCTGCACAGCAGCTTCGACGGCCGCCAGTACTCAGACTCGCCGCGGGCGATCTACGAGGAACTGGCCGCCCGTACCACCGCGTTCGAGCATCTGTGGGTCGTACGCGATCAGCAGGCCCGGATCCCCGCAGGCGCCACCGCCGTCGTCCACGGCTCCGCCGCCTGGCACGAGGCGCTGGCCCGCAGTCGCCACATCGTCACCAACACCCAGCTGCCCGAATGGTTCGAGCGGCGCGACGGCCAGACTGTCGTCCAGACCTGGCACGGCACCCCGCTCAAGCGCATCGGCCTCGACCTCGCGGGCACGGCGCAGGCCAATGCCGCCTACATCGCCACCATCGAGCAGCGCGCCGGCCAGTGGAGCGTCCTGGTCTCCCCGAACAGCTTCTCCACCCCCGTCCTGCGGCGCTCCTTCGGCTATCGGGGGGAGATGCTCGAGTGCGGCTACCCCCGCAACGACCTCTTCCATGCCTCGGACCGCACCAAGGTGGCCGCCGCGGTACGGGAGCGACTGGGGATCCCCGCGGGCAAGCGGGTCGTGCTGTACGCGCCGACCTGGCGTGAGGACCAGCCGCAGGTCGGTGGCAGATACGCCCTCGACCTCCAGCTCGACCTGGCCGCCGCCGAACGTGAGCTCGGCTCGGACACCGTGCTGTTGGTGCGGCGCCACTACCTGGTCACCGACCGGCTCCCGGACACCGGCAGCGGCTTCGTGCGGGACGTCTCGCGCTACGGGGACGTCGGCGAGCTGATGCTGATCAGCGACGCGCTCGTCACCGACTACTCCTCGCTGATGTTCGACTTCGCCCAGACCGGCCGCCCGATGCTGTTCCACACGTACGACCTCGCTCACTACCGTGACACCCTGCGCGGCTTCTGTTTCGACTTCGAGAACCGCGCCCCTGGCCCGCTGATCCCCGACTCCGCGGATCTCGTCGAGGCACTTCGCGACCCGGTCCGGGCCACCGCGGGACACGCGCAGGCGTACGAGGCATTCCGGCGCGACTTCTGTGACCTCGACGACGGGCATGCGGCGCAGCGGGTGGTCGACCGGATGCTGCAGCCCGACCCCCGGTAGTCCACCCCGGAGTCCGGATCCGGCCCCCGTACCCGTGCGGCACCGGAACCGGACTCCCGGGTGAAACGGTGGTGAACGGCCAGGAAGCGCCCGCACAATGGGTGATAAGTAAACCGTTCGAGTGAATCGCACCCCCCGGTGTACGTGCAGATGGGCGGGGAGCGATTCACTCGTTCGCTTTAGTATGTTGATCGGTGCACTGGATAGCGGCTGCGGGTTGCTACGTTCGTTTTCATGGGTATCCGAACGTGGTGCGACGCCTGGAGCGTGCGGCGCGCAAGAGCTGTCGTGTTCGTCGCCGCGGCCATAGGGCTGCTCGGCAGAATGCTGATCGCGGCGAACACGTCGGGCCCCGCTGATGTTCGTATTTTCCAAAGTTTCGCCAAGGCCGTCACCGTTTACGGCCCCGTTCGTATTTATGAGCAGCCGCTGCCCGGACTGCCCGTCTACAATCATCCGCCGCTGGCCGGCTGGATGCTCCTCGGGCTGAATGAACTCGCCGAACTCGGAATTCCGTTCGGGACGCTGATCCGGTCACCTGCTTCGATCGCCGACTTCTTCTGCACACTCATCGTGTTCGAAATTGTCCGGCGGCGTCGCAGTCTGCGCACCGCGGTCGCCTGCGGGATCGGAGTGGCCCTCAGTCCTGTGCTGATCGCCACCTCGGGCTACCACGGCAACACCGACGCGGTCGCCATCGTCTTCGCCCTCGCCGCCGCGTATCTACTGGCCGACCGGAGGTCGCCGCTGGCCGCCGGGGTGGCCGCCGCGCTGTCGATCAGCGTCAAGTTCATCCCGGTCGTGGTGATCCCGGCGCTCTTCGTCGTCGCGCTACGGGCCGGCCGGCCGGTGCTCGTCCGCTTCACCGCGGGGTTCACCGGGCTGGTCGCGCTCGTCTGGGGACCCGCGCTGGTGACCGTGCCGGAGAACCTCAGCGAGAACGTCCTGGAGTACACGGGGGGCGGCTACCGCCTCTGGGGCCTCGTCCGGTTCGCAGATGTGCTCGGCCTGCCGGAGTCCTTCATCGCCTTCATGCGCGGCGAGGGCCACTTCCTCTTCGTGCTGATCTGTGTGGCCGTCGGTGTCTGGCTGGCCTGGGTGCGGCCCGGGCAGTTGCCCGGTGTCGTCGCCGTGACGATGGGCCTCCTGCTGCTGCTCTCCACCGCGTCCGGCCTGCAGTACCTGACCTGGGCTGCCGCCGCCATGTTCGTCATCGGGTTCTGGGAAGGAGTCGCGTACAACTGCCTGCTCGGCTGGGCGGCCGTCCTCGGTTACCAGGGGCGCTCCGCCGTGCGCTGGAGCGAGACGGTGCTGCAACTCGGCGCTGCCGGCTGGTTCGTGCTCGCGGTCTGTCTGGTCAGAGGCGTCCGCGGGATCCTCGCCGCCCCGCCGGACGGGCCCCCGTCGTCCCCCGACGCCGAACCGGCAGCGGTCACTGCGTCCCGCACTTCTCATCCGTTCGGTTCCGCCGTCAACTGACCACACCCGAGCACACTGGAGAACCTCCCGTGAAGGAAAGCACGAGCCCCAGGATCGGCATCCTGGTGGTCGCGTACAACGCCGAGACGACGCTGGAGAAGACCCTCGACCGGATTCCGGAGGATTTCCGGTCCCGGGTCTCCGAGATCCTCATTCTCGACGACGCGAGCCATGATGCGACCTTCACCGCCGGATGCCGCTGGTCGCTGGCGGAGGGAATGCCGCGGACCGTCGTGATGCGGCACACCAAGAATCTCGGATACGGCGGAAACCAGAAGGCCGGATACGCGCTGGCCGCCGAACACGGACTGGACATCATCGTGCTGCTGCACGGCGACGGACAGTACGCCCCCGAACTGCTGCCCGACATGGTCGCACCGATCGAGCGCGGCGAATGCGAAGCCGTCTTCGGTTCGCGGATGATGAAGTCCGGCAGCGCCCTCAAGGGCGGCATGCCGATGTACAAGTGGCTCGGCAATCGCATTCTCACCCGCCTGGAGAACAGGCTCCTCGGCTCGAAGCTCACCGAATTCCATTCCGGCTACCGCGCCTACAGCGTCGCGGCGCTCAAGAAACTTCCCATCGCCCGGAACACCGACGCGTTCGACTTCGACACCCAGATCATCGTCCAGCTGCTCAACGAAGGGATGCGGATCAAGGAGATCCCCGTCCCGACCTACTACGGCGACGAGATCTGCTACGTCAACGGCATGAAGTACGCGAAGGACGTCGTCAAGGATGTCCTCGAATACCGCCTCGCCATCAAGGGGTTCGGCACCTGCGCCTGGATCCCCAAGCCCGTCGAGTACGCCTTCAAGGAGGGCGACGGTTCCTCGCACGCCGTCATCCTGGAGAAGATGCGAGCACTCCCGCCCGGCCGCGTCCTCGATCTCGGCTGTTCCGGTGGCCTGTTCGCGCAGCGTCTGGAGGCGCTCGGCCACGAAGTGACCGGCGTCGACTACATCGAGGTCCCGGGCGTCCGCGAGAAATGCACGCACTTCCACCTCGCCGACCTGGAGGAGGGGCTGCCCGACGAGATCGGCGCCGACTTCGACTATGTGGTCGCCGGCGATGTAATCGAGCACCTCTCCCGTCCCGAACGCGTCCTCTCCGAGGCCGCGACCGTGCTCCGGCCGGGTGGCCATGTGCTGCTGTCCGTACCGAATTTCAGCCACTGGTACTCACGGCTGAGGGTCGCGCTCGGGGTCTTCGACTACGACCGGCGCGGCATCCTCGACGAGACGCATCTGCGCTTCTTCACCCGGGCCAGCCTGCGTCGCACCGTCCGGAACGCCGGCTACGACGTCCTCGACATCGCGTCCACCGGGGCGCCGTTCTGGTCGCTGCTCGGCGGTCGCGGACCGCTCGCCACGACCCTCGGCGGCCTGTCGAAGCTGCTGACCAGGGTCCGGCCGACGCTGTTCGGCTATCAGCACGTCGCATTGCTCACCCCGCATGCGGCCGAGACGATCATCGCTGGAGAGCACGTCGATGTACAGGACATCCTCAACCGACAGTACGTCCCTGCCGGCCGGGTCGGAGTCTGAGACGGCCACCGCCGCCTCAGCGCCCCACTCCGTACCTGCCCCCGAGCCGGTGCCCGCCGCCCCCGTCAGGAGCAAGACCTTGACCCTGCCCAGTCTGACGCTGCTGCTGTTCGCCGTGTTCGCGTCGGCGGGGGGCCAGATCATGCTCAAGCACGGGATGAAGGGCGCCGCTGCGACCGTCGGGCGTGAGGGCGGATCCCTGGCGATGCGCGCGGCGACCAGCCCGTGGGTCGTTCTCGGGCTCCTCGTCTTCGCGGTGTCCGCGCTCGCCTGGATGGCGACGCTGGCCAAGGTGCCGCTGAGCATCGCGTACCCGTTCAACGCGCTCGGCTATCTGCTGATCGTGCTGGCCGGATCGACGGTGCTGCACGAGCGGACCTCGATGTGGACCTGGGGCGGTTCGCTGCTCGTGGTCATCGGCCTCGTCACGGTCATGGCGGGCCAGCAACGCTGAGACGTGTCCCGGGAGCGGGTGCGCGATCGATCGCCGGGCGGCAGGAACGAGCGCGCCCGGCGATCGAGGACTAACGCCCGCCGGGTGCCCCGCCTTCTCCCAGCAGCACCGCCCGAACCACCCGCTCCGCCGCCCGCCCGTCGTCGTACGGACAGAACCTCGCCCGGAACGCGGCCCGCAGCGCCTCGTTCTCCGGGCTGTTCCAAGTACCGTCGAGGAAGATCCGCGCCAGCTCGTCCGTGCTCGTGGAGACGGCCCCCGGGGTGTCTCCCGGTTCCCCGGACAGCAGGTCGAAACAGACCCCGCGCACCGTGCGGTACATCTCCCAGTCCGGGGCGTGCACCACGATGGGCCGGTCCAGCGCGGCATAGTCGAACATCACCGACGAGTAGTCCGTCACCAGCGCGTCGGCCGCCAGGCACAGTTCCTCGATCCGCGGATGGTCGCAGACATCGAGGATCGACGGACGGTCCGGCAGCCCCGCATCGTCGTAGAAGTAGTGCGCCCGGACCATGATCACGGTGTCGGGGCCGAGCGCGTCGGCGAGCCGTTCCAGATCGATCCTGCTGGTGAACGACGCCTCGTAGTCGCGGTGGGTCGGCGCGTAGAGCACGCTCCGCTGACCGGGGCGGATGCCCAGCGCCGCCCGGATCTCGGCGATCTGCCCGGCCGTCGCGGTGGAGAAGACGTCATTGCGCGGGTAGCCCGTTTCGAGCGAGCGTGCGGCGCTCGGGTAGGCGCGGGCCCACACCTCCGTGGAGTGCGGGTTGGCGGAGATACTCCAGTCCCACCGGTCGACGCGCTGCAGCAGCCGGTCGAAGTTCAGCCCCTGCGCCGCCGCCGGATAGTCCTGCTGGTCCAGTCCCATGATCTTCAACGGGGTGCCGTGGTGGGTCATCACATGGACCTGACCCGGGCGTTTGACCAGGTGGTCGGGGAAATTGACGTTGTTGATGAAGTACGTGGCACGGGCCAGCGTCGCCCAGTAGCGGCGGGTCCCCGGCACCACGTGGTCGATGCCGGGCGGCACCGTGTCCACCTGGTTCTTCGAAACCACCCACACCCCGCGGACCTGCGGGGCCAGCTCCTGGGCCTTGCGGAAGATCGCCTCCGGGTTGCAGCTGACCCCGCGGTTCCAGTACGCGGCGTAGACGGCGAGTCCGCGGTCCAGTGGGCGCCTGCGCTGCCACCAGTAGTAGCGCGCGGACAGCGTGCGCTTCGCACGCGCCCGGATTGCGGCGGGCACGGAGCGCATCGTCCGGCGCACGGCGAGGACGGTGTCGAGGGCGCCGAGTGCGCCGAACCGGCCACCGCCGATCAGCTGTGGCCGCAGCCCCCTCGCGCCGCCCGGGAACCGGTGCCCCTCGGGCCGGTGCCTGCGGTGGAACTCGGCCACGGACCGCACGTACCGCCTGCGCCTTCGCTCCACCGACGGGTATCCGGCCAGGAGTTCCTGGGCGGCCCGCTCGAAGAGCAGTGTCCGCAGCGGATGAAGGGCCGGCCGGTCCCGGAGGAACGTCATCAGCCCCGAGTACGCCTCGACGAGCTGGAGGGGTGTGCTGCCGTCGGTCGGCTCCGACTCGTCGGCGAGTTCCGGCAGATAGCGCTGCTGGCGGTGCTCGACACAGGCGACCGGCAGGACGGCGACGGACGCGGCGGCGGCCAGCGTCTGGAGCGCGTACATCCGCTCGCCGTGCTGTCCGGGGCCGAAGGCCAGCTTCTCGGACTCGTGGAGGGTTCGGCGTACGGCCCGGTTCCAGGAGACCTGCGCGACGTCGAGGAGTTCGGGGTGGTCGGCGAGGGTGAGGGGACCGGCGGGCAGTTCGTGCAGCAGCTCCAGCGACCGGGTCGGCCGCGGCCTGCCGCGGAACGACCGTTTGTGATGGCCGAAGAGCAGCAGTTCCGGGTCGCCCGCCGCGTTCAGCGCGTCGGCGACGGCCTGCAGCGCACCCGGCAGCAGGACGAAGTTCCCCTCCAGGAAGAGCAGATGGTTCCCGACGGCCCGCTCGGCCCCGGCGTTGCGCCGCCCGGCGGGCCCCTCGCCCGCCGGGAGATGGATGGCCTGCACCCGGTCGTCCCGGGCGGCGAACTCGTCCAGCAGCAGTCCCGAACCGTCCGGCGCCCCGTCGTCGACGCCGATCACTTCGATATCCGTGAACGACTGCGAGAGCACCGACTCCAGGCACTCGCGCAGATGTCCTCGGGCGCGACGGACGGGGATGATGACACTCAGCCGGGGCATACACGCTCTTTCTGGGTCACTGGCACCCGTAGGCGCAGACAGCGGGGGAGACGGGGGACAACAGGAAGTCGGAAGGCCGGTGGGTCAGATGGCCGGGCGGTCGGGTCCGGTCGACGGACTGCGTCCCGGCGAGGTCCCGCTCAGGAGAGCCGGTACGGGGCCGGACACCGGGACCGGCGCGGGCCCCGGCTGCCGCTCCGCGAGGGACCCCGCTGACATCGCGGGCACCTGCACGGTCGTGTCGCCCAGGAACACCCGGCGCACCACCCGCTCCGCCGCGTGCCCGTCGTCGTACGGGCAGAACCGTGCCCGGAACGTCGCCCGCAGCTGCGCGGAGCGGGAGCCGCGCCAGTGGCCCGTGGCGAAGATGTCCAGCAGTTCGTCCTCGGTGTGGGCGATCGCCCCGGGCGGGTAGGAGCGCAGATCGAAGTAGGTGCCGCGGACTGCCTCGTACGCCTCATGGTCACTGGTGTGGATGACGATGGGCCGGTCCAGAGCGGCGTAGTCGAACATCAGCGACGAGTAGTCGGTGATCAGTGCGTCGGAGGCGAGCGCGACCGCCTCGACCGAGGGATGGTCGCTGACGTCGATGATCCGCGGGTGCGTGCCGCGGACCAGCGGGGCGTCGTACGAGTAGTGCGCGCGGGTCAGGATCACGAAGTCGGGGCCGAGCGCCCGGACCACCCGCTCCAGGTCGAGGTCGAGCTGCTGGGTGCGCCGGTAGTCGCGGTGGGTGGGGGCGTACAGCAGGGCGGTGGCGCCCTCGGGGACGCCGATCGACTCGCGCAGCCGCGCCACATCGGCGACGGTGGCCCGCCGGAAGAGGTCGTTGCGTGGACTGCCGTACTCGAGCGTCTCCAGGCCGGCGGATCCCGACGGGTAGGCCTTCTCCCACACGAGGGTGGAGTGCCGGTTCGCGGAGAGCGAGAAGTCCCACTTGTCGACGTTGGCGAGCAGCTGCTCGAAGTCCATCGTGCCGGCCGCCGCCGGACGGTCCTGAAGGTCCAGGCCCATCGTCTTCAACGGGGTGCCGTGATGGGTCTGGAGCAGCACCTGGCCGCGCCGCTTGACCAGCCGCCGGTCGAAGTTGACGTTGTTCACCAGGTACTTGGAGCGGGCCAGCGCCTGCCAGTAGCGGTACGTTCCCGGGGTGAGCCGACGGATTCCGGTGGGGACGGTGTGCCCGTCCTCGGCGCGGCAGATCCATGACGTCTGCAGCCCGGGCACCAGTTCGCGGGCCTTCTCCTCGATCGCCGCCGGGTTGCAGGCGTAGCCGCGGTACCAGTACGCGGCGAACACCGCCCGGTCCGCGCGCACGGGCAGCCGGAGCTGCACGCGGTAGTACGCCTGGAGCGCGCCGGCCCGCACCACCCGGTGTGCGGCCCCGGTGATCCGGCGCAGCCGCCCACGCAGCAGTCGCACGGCCCACAGGGCGCGGTAGGTGCGGTGCGCGCCCAGCCGGATCAGTCCGTGGCGCAGCCGGGTGCGGCGCGGGGCAGGGGCGCCGGGGACGCGGTAGCGGCCGCAGTGGGCACGGGCTCGGCGGAAGAACTCGCGGCGGCTGCCGCGCGGCAGCCTGCCGCGGGTGGTGAACAGCGTCGAGAAGTGGTCGAGCATCCGGCGGTAGATCACCGGTCGCCAGGCGGCGAGCCGGGGGCGGGCGTCGATGAACGCGAAGACCCGGTCGTACTGGTCGAAGATGTCGAAGTGCTTGCGGCTGGTGGTGGACAGGATGTTGCCCTGGCGCCGCTGCCGGTAGTGGACGCACACCTCGTCGAGGACGGCGATCGAACCGGCGGCCATCAGCACCGGATAGGTCCACGGGGTGTCCTCGTAGTAGCCGGGCGGGAAGGTGAACCCCTCGGCCTCGACGAACTCGCGGCGGTACGCCTTGTTCCAGACGACCATGAGGACCTTCAGCAGACCGGGCCGGTCGCCGAGGGTGAAGGTGGCGGCGCCGGTCTCGGCGAGATACCCGGCGAAGGTGTTGCGCACGCTCTCGCCCGTCCAGTACGTACGGGCGTAGTCGTAGACCAGGACGTCCGGATCCCCGGTCCGCGCGATCCGTTCGGCGATGGTCCGCAGGGCGCCGGGGGCGAGGGTGTCGTCGCTGTCCAGGAAGATCAGGTAGTCGCCGGTGGCCTGGGCGATCCCGGCGTTGCGGGCGGGGCCGAGGCCCATGTTCTCCGGCAGGTGCAGGGCCCGCACCCGGCTGTCACGGGCGGCGAACCCGTCGATGATCGCGCCGCAGGAATCGGGGGAGCAGTCATCGACCGCGATGATCTCGAAGTCCGCGTACGACTGGCTCAGCACCGAGTCCAGGCTCTCGTGCAGATACGCCTGAACCCGGTACGCGGGCACGATGACACTGAACCTGGGCACAACACATCCATCGGTCGTTCGCTGGTGCGGGCGGGTGGTCCGCAAACGGCCGATGGGGCGTGATGGTTACGCCGAAACGTGGCATTCGCGCGAAGTGCCAGGTGGGGCGTGCTCGTTGGGAGTAACGGGACACGCCCCGCGTTGACGTACACACGGTCGACGTACTGCTGATTGATTTCTGTGTGGTGCTGCTACTTGACCGCGCCCGCCATCACGCCGGAGACGAACTGACGCTGGAAGGCGAAGAACACGGCAAGTGGAATCACCATCGACACGAAGGCGCCGGGCGCCAGTACGTCGATGTTGTTGCCGAACTGCCGTACCTGCTGCTGCAACGCCACGGTGATCGGTGGCGAGTCGGAGTCCGCGAAGATCAGGGCGACCAGCATGTCGTTCCAGACCCAGAGGAACTGGAAGATCCCGAGCGAGGCGATCGCCGGACCGCCCAGCGGCATCACGACCCGGATGAAGAGCCGGATCTCGCCCGCCCCGTCGAGCCGGGCCGCCTCGAGGAGTTCGCGCGGGATCTCCGCGAAGAAGTTCCTCAGCAGGAAGATGGCGAAGGGCAGGCCGAAGGCCGTGTGGAAGAGGATCACACCGAAGGTGGTCTCGAAGATCCCGATCTGGCCGAAGAGCTTGGAGACCGGGATGAGGGCGACCTGCACCGGAACCACCAGCAAGCCGACGACCAGCAGGAACCACCAGTCGCGGCCGGGGAAGTCCATCCAGGCGAAGGCGTACCCGGCGAGCGAGCCGATCACCACGACCAGGACCGTCGCAGGGACGGTGATCATCACCGTGCTGAGGAGGG from Streptomyces sp. NBC_01707 includes the following:
- a CDS encoding glycosyltransferase family 39 protein; translated protein: MGIRTWCDAWSVRRARAVVFVAAAIGLLGRMLIAANTSGPADVRIFQSFAKAVTVYGPVRIYEQPLPGLPVYNHPPLAGWMLLGLNELAELGIPFGTLIRSPASIADFFCTLIVFEIVRRRRSLRTAVACGIGVALSPVLIATSGYHGNTDAVAIVFALAAAYLLADRRSPLAAGVAAALSISVKFIPVVVIPALFVVALRAGRPVLVRFTAGFTGLVALVWGPALVTVPENLSENVLEYTGGGYRLWGLVRFADVLGLPESFIAFMRGEGHFLFVLICVAVGVWLAWVRPGQLPGVVAVTMGLLLLLSTASGLQYLTWAAAAMFVIGFWEGVAYNCLLGWAAVLGYQGRSAVRWSETVLQLGAAGWFVLAVCLVRGVRGILAAPPDGPPSSPDAEPAAVTASRTSHPFGSAVN
- a CDS encoding bifunctional glycosyltransferase family 2 protein/CDP-glycerol:glycerophosphate glycerophosphotransferase, encoding MPRLSVIIPVRRARGHLRECLESVLSQSFTDIEVIGVDDGAPDGSGLLLDEFAARDDRVQAIHLPAGEGPAGRRNAGAERAVGNHLLFLEGNFVLLPGALQAVADALNAAGDPELLLFGHHKRSFRGRPRPTRSLELLHELPAGPLTLADHPELLDVAQVSWNRAVRRTLHESEKLAFGPGQHGERMYALQTLAAAASVAVLPVACVEHRQQRYLPELADESEPTDGSTPLQLVEAYSGLMTFLRDRPALHPLRTLLFERAAQELLAGYPSVERRRRRYVRSVAEFHRRHRPEGHRFPGGARGLRPQLIGGGRFGALGALDTVLAVRRTMRSVPAAIRARAKRTLSARYYWWQRRRPLDRGLAVYAAYWNRGVSCNPEAIFRKAQELAPQVRGVWVVSKNQVDTVPPGIDHVVPGTRRYWATLARATYFINNVNFPDHLVKRPGQVHVMTHHGTPLKIMGLDQQDYPAAAQGLNFDRLLQRVDRWDWSISANPHSTEVWARAYPSAARSLETGYPRNDVFSTATAGQIAEIRAALGIRPGQRSVLYAPTHRDYEASFTSRIDLERLADALGPDTVIMVRAHYFYDDAGLPDRPSILDVCDHPRIEELCLAADALVTDYSSVMFDYAALDRPIVVHAPDWEMYRTVRGVCFDLLSGEPGDTPGAVSTSTDELARIFLDGTWNSPENEALRAAFRARFCPYDDGRAAERVVRAVLLGEGGAPGGR
- a CDS encoding CDP-glycerol glycerophosphotransferase family protein codes for the protein MPRFSVIVPAYRVQAYLHESLDSVLSQSYADFEIIAVDDCSPDSCGAIIDGFAARDSRVRALHLPENMGLGPARNAGIAQATGDYLIFLDSDDTLAPGALRTIAERIARTGDPDVLVYDYARTYWTGESVRNTFAGYLAETGAATFTLGDRPGLLKVLMVVWNKAYRREFVEAEGFTFPPGYYEDTPWTYPVLMAAGSIAVLDEVCVHYRQRRQGNILSTTSRKHFDIFDQYDRVFAFIDARPRLAAWRPVIYRRMLDHFSTLFTTRGRLPRGSRREFFRRARAHCGRYRVPGAPAPRRTRLRHGLIRLGAHRTYRALWAVRLLRGRLRRITGAAHRVVRAGALQAYYRVQLRLPVRADRAVFAAYWYRGYACNPAAIEEKARELVPGLQTSWICRAEDGHTVPTGIRRLTPGTYRYWQALARSKYLVNNVNFDRRLVKRRGQVLLQTHHGTPLKTMGLDLQDRPAAAGTMDFEQLLANVDKWDFSLSANRHSTLVWEKAYPSGSAGLETLEYGSPRNDLFRRATVADVARLRESIGVPEGATALLYAPTHRDYRRTQQLDLDLERVVRALGPDFVILTRAHYSYDAPLVRGTHPRIIDVSDHPSVEAVALASDALITDYSSLMFDYAALDRPIVIHTSDHEAYEAVRGTYFDLRSYPPGAIAHTEDELLDIFATGHWRGSRSAQLRATFRARFCPYDDGHAAERVVRRVFLGDTTVQVPAMSAGSLAERQPGPAPVPVSGPVPALLSGTSPGRSPSTGPDRPAI
- a CDS encoding bifunctional glycosyltransferase/class I SAM-dependent methyltransferase, with translation MKESTSPRIGILVVAYNAETTLEKTLDRIPEDFRSRVSEILILDDASHDATFTAGCRWSLAEGMPRTVVMRHTKNLGYGGNQKAGYALAAEHGLDIIVLLHGDGQYAPELLPDMVAPIERGECEAVFGSRMMKSGSALKGGMPMYKWLGNRILTRLENRLLGSKLTEFHSGYRAYSVAALKKLPIARNTDAFDFDTQIIVQLLNEGMRIKEIPVPTYYGDEICYVNGMKYAKDVVKDVLEYRLAIKGFGTCAWIPKPVEYAFKEGDGSSHAVILEKMRALPPGRVLDLGCSGGLFAQRLEALGHEVTGVDYIEVPGVREKCTHFHLADLEEGLPDEIGADFDYVVAGDVIEHLSRPERVLSEAATVLRPGGHVLLSVPNFSHWYSRLRVALGVFDYDRRGILDETHLRFFTRASLRRTVRNAGYDVLDIASTGAPFWSLLGGRGPLATTLGGLSKLLTRVRPTLFGYQHVALLTPHAAETIIAGEHVDVQDILNRQYVPAGRVGV
- a CDS encoding carbohydrate ABC transporter permease; amino-acid sequence: MTTPSTTAAATRTASASGSGAERAKVSLGSRIAARAGGGVMRVFLILVGLFWLMPTIGLLLSSLRSGEEIAATGWWKVFTAPSQLTFDNYSRLLDNSTITHSLLSTVMITVPATVLVVVIGSLAGYAFAWMDFPGRDWWFLLVVGLLVVPVQVALIPVSKLFGQIGIFETTFGVILFHTAFGLPFAIFLLRNFFAEIPRELLEAARLDGAGEIRLFIRVVMPLGGPAIASLGIFQFLWVWNDMLVALIFADSDSPPITVALQQQVRQFGNNIDVLAPGAFVSMVIPLAVFFAFQRQFVSGVMAGAVK